Proteins encoded together in one Lathyrus oleraceus cultivar Zhongwan6 chromosome 5, CAAS_Psat_ZW6_1.0, whole genome shotgun sequence window:
- the LOC127079579 gene encoding uncharacterized protein LOC127079579 has product MVPGHATSIREPITSALRKGKLYKVSTSSSPSMVASNVKILEPSTVVKKPHSMTSMYLDPINVERNVDAFAKYPIALNVMENVETSKNTNKPRSVTTLTKSSMIFVDRDDIDKNIRMLISQVLGIEPETEDKEDFDGMSSDLADKEENFVEKKDQSTYIVNIYDMDSDDEPISKRLAPGITKRLKNRKGWRKVVTPISKKKPPKRKEVLYGSSESDHDVEHNVQDIIPATRKQASGKKIPANIPEVPINNISFHYVDNVEKWKFVYQIRLELERELGKDAFECKKVTSLIEEVRLMKSVTGFGRCFKMLVKEFIMNISKECDNKSSKKFRKMYVRGRCVDFSSEIINMFLGRNEEEQAEVEVFNNVICKEITAKQVKEWETKGKLSASYLTVKYVVLHRIGVTNWVSTNHTYTIAIKLDILMTSDQKPFRSTTRAGILVG; this is encoded by the exons ATGGTTCCTGGACATGCAACCTCTATAAGGGAGCCTATAACATCTGCTTTGAGAAAGGGAAAGCTCTATAAAGTAAGTACCTCTTCATCTCCATCAATGGTTGCTAGTAATGTAAAAATTCTTGAACCCTCTACTGTTGTCAAGAAACCTCATTCGATGACTAGCATGTACCTTGATCCTATTAATGTCGAACGTAATGTTGATGCTTTTGCAAAATATCCTATTGCCCTAAATGTTATGGAAAATGTTGAAACCTCTAAAAACACTAATAAACCTAGATCTGTTACTACTTTGACTAAATCTAGCATGATTTTTGTTGATAGAGATGACATAGATAAGAATATTCGTATGTTGATATCTCAAGTTTTGGGTATTGAACCTGAGACTG aagacaaagaagatttTGATGGCATGTCTAGTGATTTAGCTGACAAAGAAGAAAACTTTGTAGAGAAGAAGGATCAATCTACATACATAGTGAATATATATGATATGGACTCTGATGATGAGCCCATTAGTAAAAGACTGGCACCAGGAATAACTAAAAGGTTAAAGAACAGAAAAG GATGGAGAAAGGTAGTTACTCCTATTTCCAAGAAGAAACCTCCTAAGAGGAAGGAAGTCCTTTATGGGTCTAGTGAATCTGACCATGATGTCGAACACAATGTTCAAGATATCATTCCTGCTACAAGAAAGCAAGCTTCTGGGAAGAAGATTCCAGCAAATATTCCTGAAGTTCCAATTAATAACATCTCCTTTCACTATGTGGATAATGtagaaaaatggaaatttgtttACCAAATAAGACTAGAGCTGGAAAGAGAACTTGGGAAAGATGCTTTTGAATGCAAAAAAGTGACGAGTCTGATTGAAGAAGTTAGATTAATGAAAAGTGTAACTGGCTTTGGTAGGTGTTTTAAAATGCTTGTTAAAGAATTCATTATGAATATCTCTAAGGAATGTGATAACAAGAGTAGCAAGAAGTTTAGAAAAATGTATGTAAGAGGAAGGTGTGTGGATTTCTCTTCTGAAATCATAAACATGTTTTTGGGCAGAAATGAAGAAGAACAAGCTGAAGTGGAAGTTTTTAACAATGTCATTTGCAAAGAGATTACGGCTAAACAAGTGAAGGAATGGGAAACAAAAGGGAAGTTGTCAGCAAGTTACTTGACTGTGAAGTATGTAGTACTTCACAGAATTGGAGTTACTAATTGGGTGTCAACTAATCATACTTACACCATTGCTATAAAATTGG